From Cellulophaga lytica DSM 7489, a single genomic window includes:
- a CDS encoding sulfatase, protein MRYAQLILLLLFISSCQSQKETKKEIKKKPNILFIAVDDLRPELGTYGSEIAITPNIDALASNGLQFNNAYCQEAICSPSRASLMTGARPESISVVENFTYFRDANPDIVTLPQQLWANGYETVHTGKIYHGKYNDPKLSWSRKPVPHSQMSASKKPKFGFKLPENIKLHKENSAAMVAKYGENALRNGLGKGPAYEFADYPDNEYEDGYNTDLAIATLKDMLNKNPNKPFFLGLGMKKPHLDWQAPKKYWDMYNEDDIKLAQQKQGPKDGAAMGLHASFELRARADIPKKGDITDEQAIKLKHAYLACVSYIDAQIGRMLKALEESGQRDNTIVILWSDHGWHLGDMGIWGKATNYEIATRVPLIINTPNMPKEIKGKKTDALVELVDMYPTLCDLVDVAVPNTVEGQSFKPLLSNPNLDWKKAVFSQFPTPALREWAANPLSKGMKETSFGPLIEEVEEKIKKQQGDKWNRDLFENKLMGYSMRTKEYRFIVWKDYKTKNAKPIFIELYNHLNDPNETINIAKENPEIVKKLLVQFNKGWKGNLAQLN, encoded by the coding sequence ATGAGATACGCGCAATTAATATTACTACTTTTATTTATAAGTAGTTGCCAATCACAAAAAGAGACAAAAAAAGAAATCAAAAAAAAGCCAAATATTTTATTTATTGCTGTAGATGATTTACGCCCAGAACTTGGCACTTATGGTTCTGAAATTGCCATTACTCCTAACATAGACGCTTTAGCTAGTAATGGCTTACAATTTAATAATGCCTATTGCCAAGAAGCAATATGCAGCCCTTCTAGAGCTAGTTTAATGACAGGAGCCAGACCAGAAAGCATAAGCGTAGTAGAAAACTTCACCTATTTTAGAGATGCTAACCCAGATATTGTAACACTACCTCAGCAATTATGGGCAAACGGATATGAAACCGTACACACAGGCAAAATTTACCACGGAAAATACAATGACCCTAAATTATCATGGAGTAGAAAACCTGTGCCACATAGCCAAATGAGCGCTAGTAAAAAGCCAAAATTTGGCTTTAAACTACCAGAAAACATAAAATTGCATAAAGAAAATAGCGCTGCTATGGTAGCCAAGTACGGAGAAAATGCATTACGTAATGGACTAGGTAAAGGTCCGGCTTATGAGTTTGCAGATTATCCTGATAATGAATATGAAGATGGTTATAATACAGACCTTGCAATAGCAACTTTAAAAGATATGCTAAACAAAAACCCTAACAAACCATTTTTTTTGGGATTAGGAATGAAAAAACCACATTTAGACTGGCAAGCTCCAAAAAAATATTGGGATATGTATAATGAAGATGATATAAAATTGGCTCAACAAAAGCAAGGTCCAAAAGACGGGGCTGCTATGGGGTTACACGCTTCGTTTGAGTTAAGAGCTAGAGCAGACATTCCTAAAAAAGGAGATATTACAGATGAACAAGCAATTAAATTAAAACACGCATATTTAGCCTGTGTAAGTTATATAGATGCACAAATAGGACGTATGTTAAAAGCCCTAGAAGAATCTGGACAAAGAGACAACACCATAGTTATATTATGGAGTGACCACGGTTGGCACCTTGGTGATATGGGCATTTGGGGCAAAGCAACAAACTATGAAATTGCAACAAGAGTGCCTTTAATAATTAACACTCCCAATATGCCAAAAGAAATAAAAGGCAAAAAAACAGATGCCTTAGTAGAGCTTGTAGATATGTACCCTACTCTTTGTGATTTAGTAGATGTAGCAGTGCCTAACACAGTAGAAGGACAAAGTTTTAAACCATTATTAAGCAACCCAAATTTAGATTGGAAAAAAGCTGTTTTTAGTCAGTTTCCTACACCAGCGTTAAGAGAATGGGCTGCTAACCCATTATCTAAAGGAATGAAAGAAACATCATTTGGCCCTTTAATTGAAGAAGTTGAAGAAAAGATAAAAAAACAACAAGGAGATAAATGGAATAGAGATTTGTTTGAGAACAAATTAATGGGCTACTCTATGCGCACAAAAGAATATAGATTTATTGTTTGGAAAGATTATAAAACCAAAAACGCAAAACCTATTTTTATTGAACTGTACAACCATTTAAACGACCCTAACGAAACTATAAATATAGCTAAAGAAAATCCAGAGATTGTAAAAAAGCTACTTGTTCAATTTAACAAAGGTTGGAAAGGCAATTTAGCACAACTTAACTAA
- a CDS encoding (2Fe-2S)-binding protein produces the protein MTKLKINGEIHTIDVDPEMPLLWAIRDIIGFTGTKFGCGKGFCGACMVLMDGNAVNSCQLPVSAVGENELITVEGQTENLQLLQKSWAEHNVPQCGFCQSGQLITATALLNGNSNPSDEDINNAMVRNICRCGTYPRIKKAINHSVELKNKG, from the coding sequence ATGACCAAACTAAAAATTAACGGAGAAATACATACGATAGATGTAGATCCAGAAATGCCTTTGTTATGGGCAATAAGAGATATTATAGGTTTTACAGGAACTAAATTTGGATGCGGAAAAGGTTTTTGCGGTGCTTGTATGGTTTTAATGGATGGTAATGCGGTAAACTCTTGTCAGCTTCCTGTTTCTGCTGTGGGTGAAAATGAATTAATTACAGTTGAGGGACAGACAGAAAATCTTCAGTTATTACAAAAATCTTGGGCAGAGCATAATGTTCCGCAATGTGGTTTTTGTCAATCTGGACAATTAATAACAGCAACTGCATTGTTAAACGGTAATAGCAACCCTTCTGATGAAGATATAAATAATGCTATGGTGCGTAATATTTGCCGCTGTGGTACATATCCGCGTATAAAAAAGGCTATAAACCATTCTGTTGAATTAAAAAACAAAGGCTAG
- a CDS encoding xanthine dehydrogenase family protein molybdopterin-binding subunit — protein sequence MKDVKNVSRRSFLKGLGLASGGLIIASGTTLFIGCEPKEVIEFNPNLFVQLNSDGNLILVASRSEMGQGVRTSLTSVIADEMEADWDRVSIKQAVGDVKYGDQNTDGSKSVRLLYEEMRKIGAATKAVLIAAAAKKWEVPTSELKAENHFVISNSGKKIGFGELVEIAKTIEVPKDVVLKDPKDFKFIGKYLPSKDVENLSNGSAVFGLDKRLDNMKFAAIKRCSVTFGTVKSFDKTEALKIAGVLDVVEIPRVEKPFGPLGGVAVVATNTWAAFKGKEALKVEWDFGANANYDTEEYMKQITANVQKKGKVAKTVGNVDSAFKSATKTIESTYQLPHLVHTPMEVPNAVVWVQENTCEVWAPTQEPQRTRTEVSAFLETDEKNVTVNVTFLGGGFGRKSKPDYVVEAAAVSKAINAPVQVVWSREDDIQHSYYHTIAAQYMKGSLDKDGKVTGWLHRFALPSIASTFAPGTVDPAPFEAASATNVPFEIPNMQVETGGAPAHVRIGWMRSVINIPHGFAINVFADELANEAGVDPLEFRLNLIGSDRIEDTKNEYKYDTARLKHVLKQAAKNADWGKKLPEGHAMGLAVHYSFLSYVASVVEVSVINNKVKVHNIHSVIDCGLAVNKNTITAQMEGAAIFGMSLAFYGKITAKDGAIEQTNFGDYQMLRMPQAPNIHIEIVENNEKPTGVGEPGVPVIAPAIVNAIFKATGNRYRTLPLKDYKLV from the coding sequence ATGAAAGATGTAAAAAATGTAAGTCGTAGAAGTTTTTTAAAAGGATTAGGTTTGGCTTCAGGCGGATTAATAATTGCCTCTGGAACAACACTTTTTATTGGCTGTGAACCTAAAGAAGTAATAGAGTTTAATCCTAATTTATTTGTTCAGCTTAATTCTGATGGAAATCTAATTTTAGTAGCGTCTAGATCAGAAATGGGTCAAGGTGTGCGTACTTCTTTAACGTCTGTTATTGCAGATGAAATGGAGGCAGATTGGGATAGAGTAAGTATAAAGCAGGCTGTAGGTGATGTTAAGTACGGTGATCAAAATACAGATGGCTCTAAAAGTGTACGTCTTTTGTATGAAGAAATGCGTAAAATTGGAGCCGCTACAAAGGCAGTTTTAATTGCAGCAGCAGCTAAAAAATGGGAGGTTCCTACATCAGAACTAAAAGCAGAAAACCATTTTGTTATAAGTAATAGTGGAAAAAAAATAGGATTTGGAGAACTTGTAGAGATTGCTAAAACTATAGAGGTTCCTAAAGATGTTGTTTTAAAAGATCCTAAAGATTTTAAATTTATTGGTAAATATTTACCAAGTAAAGATGTAGAAAACTTATCTAACGGAAGTGCAGTTTTTGGTTTAGATAAGCGTTTAGATAATATGAAATTTGCAGCTATAAAACGTTGCTCAGTTACTTTTGGTACAGTAAAATCTTTTGATAAAACTGAAGCCTTAAAAATTGCAGGTGTTTTAGATGTTGTGGAAATTCCTAGGGTAGAAAAACCTTTTGGTCCATTAGGAGGTGTAGCTGTTGTTGCTACAAATACTTGGGCTGCTTTTAAAGGTAAAGAGGCTTTAAAAGTAGAGTGGGATTTTGGTGCAAATGCTAATTATGATACTGAAGAGTATATGAAGCAGATAACAGCCAATGTGCAGAAAAAAGGAAAGGTTGCTAAAACGGTAGGTAATGTAGATTCTGCATTTAAATCTGCAACAAAAACTATAGAAAGTACATACCAATTACCACATTTAGTGCATACACCTATGGAGGTGCCTAATGCTGTTGTTTGGGTACAAGAGAATACGTGCGAAGTTTGGGCTCCAACACAAGAACCACAGCGTACAAGAACAGAAGTTAGTGCTTTTTTAGAAACAGATGAAAAAAATGTAACTGTTAATGTTACGTTTTTAGGAGGTGGGTTTGGTAGAAAATCCAAGCCAGATTATGTGGTTGAAGCAGCAGCCGTTTCAAAAGCAATTAACGCTCCTGTACAAGTTGTATGGTCACGTGAAGATGATATACAACATAGTTATTACCATACTATAGCTGCACAATATATGAAAGGTAGTTTGGATAAAGACGGAAAAGTAACTGGTTGGTTGCATCGTTTTGCGTTGCCTTCTATAGCGTCTACTTTTGCTCCGGGAACTGTAGATCCTGCTCCTTTTGAAGCTGCTAGTGCTACAAACGTACCTTTTGAGATTCCTAATATGCAGGTAGAAACAGGAGGAGCACCAGCGCATGTTAGAATTGGTTGGATGCGTTCTGTTATAAACATACCACACGGTTTTGCTATTAATGTTTTTGCTGATGAGTTAGCTAATGAAGCAGGAGTAGACCCGCTTGAGTTTAGATTAAATCTTATTGGTAGTGACCGCATTGAAGATACTAAAAATGAATATAAGTATGATACTGCTCGTTTAAAACACGTGCTAAAGCAGGCTGCTAAAAATGCAGATTGGGGTAAAAAATTACCAGAAGGACATGCAATGGGGCTTGCAGTACATTATAGTTTTTTATCTTATGTTGCGTCTGTGGTTGAGGTATCTGTTATAAATAATAAAGTAAAAGTACACAACATACATTCTGTTATAGATTGTGGTTTGGCTGTAAATAAAAATACAATTACCGCACAAATGGAAGGTGCTGCTATTTTTGGTATGTCTTTGGCTTTTTATGGTAAAATTACTGCTAAAGATGGCGCTATTGAACAAACCAATTTTGGTGATTACCAAATGTTACGTATGCCACAAGCACCAAACATACATATAGAAATTGTAGAAAATAACGAAAAACCAACAGGTGTTGGTGAGCCAGGGGTGCCAGTTATTGCACCAGCTATTGTAAATGCAATTTTTAAAGCAACAGGTAATAGATATAGAACATTACCACTTAAAGATTATAAGTTAGTTTAA
- a CDS encoding glycoside hydrolase family 127 protein → MKHITILAFSALVLASCGQKEKTNDTVITANTESKDLALNLDPNAGIINNANSPHVAFKSIDMGDCQWTEGFWADKFKIAETKMVPYMRSLLTGDTGHALNNFKIAAGLKDGEHKGMHWHDGDFYKFMEATMYVYAQNKDEALLKEIDSYIDIIGKAQEKDGYLQTQIQLNEDRSRYENRKFHEMYNSGHLLTSACIHYRITGQTNFLDIAVKHADLLYSLFMTDDERYGRFGFNQTQIMGLVELYRTTKDKRYLELAEKFINNRGAYKVAETPETKGYPIGDMVQERTPLRKSDEAVGHAVLALYYYAGAADVYAETGEQALIDALDKLWMNVALKKMYVTGAVGQTHYGASTNRDKIEEGFIDEYMMPNMTAYNETCANVCNSMFSYRMLGVHGESKYADIMETVLYNSALSGINLEGDRYYYANPLRVIHGSRDYDKMNTEFPTRQAYLDCFCCPPNLVRTIAKVSGWAYSKSKNGIAVNLYGGNTLKTTLTDGSKIELKQETAYPWNGDVKITMQECKNTPFDMLVRIPDWAEGTKVFVNGKEAEVSVKAGEFTTINREWKKDDVIRIAMPLDINFVEGHERIEEVRNQVAIKRGPLVYCVESADLPKDTSILDVFIKGDASQLKSEYRPDFLGGVSAITGNVLLRKDAAKTDKMYHKVNKPQWEKYNTTFVPYYAWSNRNNEKESEMTVFLPVVWE, encoded by the coding sequence ATGAAACACATTACAATTTTGGCATTTAGCGCACTTGTGCTTGCTTCGTGCGGCCAAAAAGAAAAAACTAATGATACCGTTATTACTGCTAATACAGAAAGTAAAGATTTGGCTTTAAATCTAGACCCCAATGCAGGCATTATTAACAATGCTAATAGTCCGCATGTTGCTTTTAAAAGTATAGATATGGGCGACTGTCAGTGGACAGAGGGTTTTTGGGCAGATAAGTTTAAAATTGCTGAAACAAAAATGGTTCCTTATATGCGTAGTTTATTAACCGGTGATACTGGCCACGCGCTTAACAACTTTAAAATTGCTGCCGGCTTAAAAGATGGTGAGCACAAAGGAATGCATTGGCATGATGGTGACTTTTATAAATTTATGGAAGCCACAATGTATGTTTATGCGCAAAACAAAGATGAAGCTTTACTAAAAGAAATAGATAGCTATATAGACATTATAGGAAAAGCGCAAGAAAAAGATGGCTACCTACAAACTCAAATACAGCTAAATGAAGATAGGTCTAGGTATGAAAACAGAAAGTTTCATGAAATGTACAATTCAGGACATTTATTAACAAGTGCATGTATTCATTACAGAATTACTGGTCAGACTAACTTCCTAGACATTGCCGTTAAACACGCAGATTTGTTATACTCTTTATTTATGACAGATGATGAACGCTACGGTCGTTTTGGATTTAACCAAACTCAAATTATGGGCTTGGTAGAACTGTACAGAACTACAAAAGACAAGCGTTATTTAGAATTGGCTGAAAAATTTATAAACAACAGGGGTGCCTACAAGGTTGCAGAAACACCAGAAACCAAAGGATATCCTATTGGGGATATGGTACAAGAACGTACTCCTTTACGTAAGTCTGATGAAGCAGTTGGCCACGCCGTTTTAGCATTGTACTACTACGCAGGCGCAGCAGATGTATACGCAGAAACAGGAGAGCAAGCCTTAATTGATGCTTTAGATAAATTATGGATGAATGTTGCGCTTAAAAAAATGTATGTAACTGGCGCTGTAGGCCAAACTCACTATGGAGCATCAACCAACAGAGATAAAATAGAAGAAGGTTTTATAGATGAATATATGATGCCTAATATGACTGCCTATAACGAAACTTGTGCAAATGTTTGCAACTCTATGTTTAGCTACCGTATGTTAGGCGTACACGGAGAATCTAAATATGCAGATATTATGGAAACCGTATTGTACAACAGTGCATTGTCTGGTATTAATTTAGAGGGAGACAGGTATTACTATGCCAACCCACTTAGAGTAATTCATGGCTCTAGAGACTATGATAAAATGAACACAGAGTTCCCTACAAGACAAGCTTATTTAGACTGTTTTTGTTGTCCTCCAAACCTGGTACGTACCATAGCAAAAGTATCGGGCTGGGCTTATAGCAAATCTAAAAATGGTATTGCCGTAAACCTTTATGGTGGCAACACACTAAAAACAACACTAACAGACGGTTCTAAAATAGAATTGAAGCAAGAGACCGCTTACCCTTGGAATGGAGATGTAAAAATAACAATGCAAGAATGTAAAAACACTCCTTTTGATATGCTTGTTAGAATTCCTGATTGGGCAGAAGGCACAAAAGTTTTTGTAAACGGAAAAGAGGCTGAAGTCTCTGTAAAAGCAGGTGAGTTCACTACTATTAATCGTGAGTGGAAAAAAGATGATGTTATACGCATTGCAATGCCATTAGACATAAACTTTGTTGAAGGCCATGAACGTATTGAAGAAGTGCGTAACCAAGTAGCTATAAAAAGAGGTCCGCTTGTATATTGTGTAGAGTCGGCAGATTTACCAAAAGATACTAGTATTTTAGATGTCTTTATTAAGGGTGATGCGTCTCAATTAAAATCAGAATATAGACCAGACTTTTTAGGTGGTGTATCTGCTATAACAGGTAATGTTTTATTACGTAAAGACGCTGCTAAAACAGATAAAATGTACCATAAAGTAAACAAGCCACAATGGGAAAAGTACAATACTACATTTGTACCATACTATGCATGGTCTAACAGAAATAATGAAAAAGAAAGCGAAATGACTGTATTTTTACCAGTTGTTTGGGAATAA
- a CDS encoding sulfatase, whose translation MKRNLIFILLLTVAINLNAQEKPNIIFLFSDDAGYADFGFQGSKIMKTPNLDKLAKSGAKFTQGYVTDATCGPSRAGLITGKYQQRFGYEEINVPGYMSANSKFLADDMGLPLDQLTIADHLKKLGYKTAMYGKWHLGDADRYHPTKRGFDEFYGFRGGARNYFGYNDVSKANLDNRMERGFGNYQEPTEYVTDALAKEAVSFIEKNKGNPFFIYLAFNAVHTPMQATKEDLNKFPNLTGKRKELAAMTLALDRACGTVLNKLKELGLDKNTIVVFSNDNGGPTDKNASLNLPLSGTKSNHLEGGIRVPFLISWPKQIKSKTVYNFPVSTLDLLPTFYAAGGGNVADLKDIDGVDLLPYINGQNNSRPHNTLFWKKEVRLAYREGDYKLIRFADRPAELYNLSTDIAEQNNIAYKHPEMVKSMFKKMFEWESSLQRPLWMLKRSFENYDIDRMDRYRTPEMVKKEIEQYAIPLKESNGYKKIEN comes from the coding sequence ATGAAAAGAAATTTAATTTTTATTCTACTACTAACAGTAGCAATTAACCTTAATGCACAAGAAAAACCAAATATCATTTTCTTGTTTTCTGATGATGCTGGTTACGCAGATTTTGGTTTTCAAGGCAGTAAAATAATGAAGACTCCTAACTTAGATAAACTAGCTAAATCTGGAGCAAAGTTTACACAAGGCTATGTAACCGACGCCACTTGCGGGCCGTCTAGAGCAGGCTTAATTACAGGAAAATACCAACAACGCTTTGGGTATGAAGAAATAAACGTGCCAGGTTATATGAGTGCAAACTCTAAATTTTTGGCAGATGATATGGGCTTACCCTTAGACCAATTAACCATTGCAGATCATTTAAAAAAACTAGGGTATAAAACTGCTATGTACGGCAAATGGCATTTGGGTGACGCAGACCGTTACCACCCTACCAAAAGAGGTTTTGATGAGTTTTACGGATTTAGAGGAGGTGCCCGTAATTACTTTGGTTACAATGATGTTTCTAAAGCAAACTTAGACAACAGAATGGAAAGAGGCTTTGGTAATTACCAAGAACCAACAGAATACGTAACAGATGCATTAGCCAAAGAAGCAGTTTCATTTATTGAAAAAAATAAAGGCAATCCATTTTTTATTTATTTAGCCTTTAATGCAGTACACACACCAATGCAAGCCACAAAAGAAGACCTAAATAAATTTCCTAATTTAACAGGAAAACGAAAAGAATTAGCCGCTATGACTTTAGCCTTAGATAGGGCTTGTGGCACTGTTTTAAACAAGTTAAAGGAACTTGGTTTAGACAAAAATACAATTGTTGTTTTCTCTAACGACAATGGCGGACCTACAGATAAAAATGCATCATTAAACCTACCACTAAGCGGCACAAAATCTAACCATTTAGAAGGCGGCATTAGAGTTCCCTTTTTAATAAGTTGGCCAAAACAAATAAAGTCTAAAACTGTATACAATTTTCCGGTAAGCACACTAGATTTACTCCCTACTTTTTATGCAGCAGGTGGTGGCAATGTTGCAGATTTAAAAGATATAGATGGTGTTGATTTACTTCCGTACATTAACGGACAAAACAACAGCAGACCACACAATACTTTATTCTGGAAAAAAGAAGTACGCTTAGCTTATAGAGAAGGTGACTATAAATTAATAAGATTTGCAGATAGACCTGCAGAGTTGTATAATTTATCTACAGACATTGCAGAGCAAAACAATATAGCATATAAACATCCAGAAATGGTAAAGTCTATGTTTAAAAAAATGTTTGAATGGGAATCTAGCCTTCAACGTCCATTATGGATGCTTAAAAGGTCTTTTGAAAATTATGACATAGACCGTATGGACCGTTACAGAACCCCAGAAATGGTTAAAAAAGAAATAGAACAATACGCCATCCCTTTAAAAGAAAGTAATGGATATAAAAAAATAGAAAACTAA